In a genomic window of Bombina bombina isolate aBomBom1 chromosome 8, aBomBom1.pri, whole genome shotgun sequence:
- the LOC128638309 gene encoding chymotrypsin inhibitor-like: MLCKPGCFCIPGYFKNSAGICVPEKECDIGKCYRPNETYNSCGSYCPLTCANQLSPPKVCIKGCNPGCFCNAGYLRNSAGNCVLKRNCDKYY, from the exons ATGCTATGTAAACCTGGTTGCTTCTGCATTCCTGGCTACTTTAAGAACAGTGCAGGAATCTGTGTCCCTGAAAAAGAGTGTGATATAG GAAAATGTTACAGACCCAATGAAACATATAACAGCTGTGGTAGCTACTGTCCACTGACATGTGCCAACCAATTAAGCCCACCCAAGGTATGCATTAAAGGATGTAACCCCGGGTGCTTCTGCAATGCTGGCTACCTAAGGAACAGTGCAGGAAACTGTGTCCTCAAAAGAAACTGTGATAAGTATTACTGA